The nucleotide window GATGATGCTAAAATCGTGTGGGTTATGCCTAATACCCCCTGTTTAGTTGGAGAAGGGACCTTTATTTATTGCTCTAATAAAAATGTGGATgctcaaaataaaaaatatgtgaatgaaatatttaattcatGTGGGGATGCACATGAAATAAACGAAAAGCATATGGATATAGGAACAGCTATATCGGGGTGTGGACCTGCATatgtttatttgtttatagaAAGCTTAATTGACGCTGGAGTTAAAAATGGATTAAACCGAGATTTATCAAAAAAGTTAGTTTTGCAAACTCTTAAAGGATCTGTTAAAATGGTTAAAGAATCTGATAAGCCAGTCCAACAATTAAAAGATAACATATGTTCTCCAGGAGGTATTACAGCTATGGGTTTATATACCCTTGAAAAAAACGGTTTTAAATATGGAGGtaattaaatatgtattttagcagtatatggatatatatatatctttgtGAATATGTGCTTGAGGTTTATGCTAATAATGATTTGTGTGTATATCTTTTTATATTCCTATgcattattttgttattaatttggataaatattattgtattttttttttaccctTTTTATATAGTTATGGAAGCAGTTGATGCCGCTTTCCAAAAATCGAAATCAATGAGTTAGTTCCATCACATTcca belongs to Plasmodium yoelii strain 17X genome assembly, chromosome: 11 and includes:
- a CDS encoding pyrroline-5-carboxylate reductase, putative, whose product is MENIKLGFLGLGQMGLALANGISNSNIIKKENIYYYSPSKKNTDFVYMNSNVEVAKKCDIIICAVKPDMASYVLSDIKPYLASKLLISICGGLKIKSLEQMVGDDAKIVWVMPNTPCLVGEGTFIYCSNKNVDAQNKKYVNEIFNSCGDAHEINEKHMDIGTAISGCGPAYVYLFIESLIDAGVKNGLNRDLSKKLVLQTLKGSVKMVKESDKPVQQLKDNICSPGGITAMGLYTLEKNGFKYGVMEAVDAAFQKSKSMS